The genomic region ACTGAAATACGATAAAGTTTTCGGTGCTGATGGTGCTTTTTCGAGAGTACGTCACCGCATGCAACGCCAAAACCGTTTTGATTATTCTCAGGATTTTCTCGACACCGGTTATAAAGAATTAAATATACCCGCCAATCCGGACGGGACACATAAACTCGATAAAAATTCGTTTCATATATGGCCGCGCGGGGCTTTTATGTTGATCGCTTTGCCGAATATGGACGGAAGTTTTACCTGTACTTTATTTATGCCATTTGAAGGAGAAAATTCCTTTGAAGCGCTTCACGACAGGGAAGCAGTGGAAGGGTTCTTTCAGCAATATTTCCCGGATACCTTACAGGTAATCCCGGAGTTGGTTAATGATTTCTTTAAAAATCCTACCAGTTCCTTGGTAACCATGCGGTGTTATCCGTGGACGTATGGCGATAAAGTCGCGTTAATCGGTGATGCGGCACATGCTATTGTACCGTTTTACGGACAAGGGATGAATGCCGGTTTTGAAGATATTACCTGTTTAGCCGGATTGATGGAGCAGTTTGGAGATGATTGGGAGACTATTTTTAAAGAATATCAGGTAATTCGTAAGCCTAATGCCGATGCTATTGCCGAATTGTCGTACCGTAATTTTATGGAAATGAGTACGAAAACGGCCGATGAAAAATTCCTGCTACAAAAGAAAATCGAAAAGTGGTTTGCGTTAAAACATCCGGAAAAATGGTTGCCGTTATATGATCGGGTAACGTTTAGCTACCGACCGTATTCGGAAGCATTGGCAATTGGAAATCATCAGAATGCCATAATGGAAGAGATCATGAAAATTCCGGGTATCGAAACCCAATGGGAAACGGAAGAAGTCGAAAAGAAAATTTTAGAACTGTTACAACAGTCGTAATATAAAAAGGGTTACTTTATTCTAGAGTAACCCTTTTTATTAGTTACACCTGAGAGGTTTTTAAAACCTGTCAGGTGTGCTATTTTATTCTTCACGATGTACGGCTTCGATTGTAAAAGCCGGTAAGCACACCGAAAGGTATTCGCAAGGCTCGTCAAACGGATTGGAATATTGGATTCGGGCATTTTTTTCAATTCGGATCGATTGACCTGCTTCCAGAATAATTGTATCACCTTCGATGATAAATTGTTTTTTGCCTGTAATGATATAAGTGTATTCGTCAAATTCGGGTGTCTGGAACGGTTCGCTCCAATGTGGCGGTGCGATCATACGGGCAATCGAAATTTCGGTATTGCCGGTAGCGATTTTACCGTGATGTTCTTCAATATGCTTACCGTCTGTCGTGGGAACTATAAACGGAGCGCTTTGGATTTGATATTTTTTCATAATCGGTTATTTTTTAAAGATAAAATATACAGCCAGTATCAGAAAGCAAAAACCAACGGCATGGTTCCAGCGGAACGTTTCGTTTTTAAAGAACAGCAGGGAGAAAATCACGAATATGACAAGTGTGATGACTTCCTGAATTACTTTTAATTGCATCAGACTAAACGGTCCACCGTTACCCTGAAACCCAATTTTATTGGCCGGAACCTGGAACATATATTCAAAAAGCGCCAATCCCCAACTGATCAATACAATGGTGATCAATCCGGCATTTTCAAACCATTTCAATTCTTTAAATTTTAAATGACCATACCAGGCCAGAGTCATAAAAATATTGGAGAGAATTAATAATCCTATAGTTAGATAGCCTTTCATGGTTATTTGTTAAGTATTTTGGAAAGGATGCCAAAAGCACCTCGTATAAAAGTGGCGCTTGTTAGTACTTTTACGATCGGGTTCATAGCCGAACCCTGACGCGGTTCCGAACGCTGCGCTTCTTTTGCTTCGGTCTTGCGTTGCTGTTCCTGAACAGCGGCTTCCTGAGCGGTTTCGATTTTTTTGTTCAGGATTTCATAAGCGCTCTCGCGGTCAATTGTTTCCTGATATTTTTTAACCAGTTTCGAATTGTTGTTGATCGTATCGATCTCACTTTGAGTCAGAATGTCCATACGACTCATCGGTGCGCGCATCATACAAGCGGCCAATGGAGTTGGAATCCCTTTTTCGTTTAAAGCGGTAACCAAAGCTTCACCAATTCCCAATTGCGTGATTACTTCGTCGGTTTTGTAAAACTCAGAAAGCGGATAATTTTCAGCAGTCATTTTAATCGCTTTACGGTCGTTGGCGGTAAAGGCACGTAAGGCATGTTGTATTTTAAGACCCAATTGCGCCAAAACGCCATTCGGAACATCGGTCGGATTTTGGGTGATAAAGTAAATCCCAATTCCTTTGGAACGGATTAGTTTTACGATGGTTTCAATCTGATCCAATAAGGCTTTGCTGGCCTGATCAAATATTAAGTGGGCTTCGTCAATAAAAATAACAAGCTCCGGACGTCCGCTATCGCCTTGTTCCGGCATCTGACTGTAGATTTCGGCTAATAAACAAAGCATAAAAGTCGAAAAAAGCTTGGGTTTATCCTGTATATCAGTAAGTCGGATGATGTTGATATAGCCATTCCCGTTGCTGTCGATTCGCATCAGATCGTTGATGTCAAACGACAATTCCCCAAAGAAAATATCGGCACCTTGTTGTTCCAGTTCAATGATTTTTCGTAAAATGGAACCGGTAGAAGCCGTTGAAATCCGACCGTATTCCTTTTCGAATTCGGCTTTACCTTCCTCAGTAGCATATTGTAGCAACTTTTTAAAATCTTTCAGATCCAATAAAGGTATCTGATGATCATCACAATATTTAAAAATAACGGAAACCACACCGCTTTGGGTATCGTTTAAATCCAGAATACGGGAGAATAGTACTGGTCCGAATTCGGAAACTGTAGCCCGTAAACGAACACCGTCTTGTTTGGATAAGGTGAGTAATTCTACCGGAAACGCTTTGGTTTCGTAAGGAATGCCCATTTTTTCATGGCGTTCGGTAATAAAAGGTTTTACTTCACCGGGCATAGCGATACCACTAAAGTCACCTTTGATATCCATCATCACTACGGGAATTCCGTTTTGAGATAATTGTTCGGAAAGTACTTGTATGGTCTTGGTTTTTCCGGTTCCGGTAGCACCGGCGATCAATCCGTGGCGGTTGATGGTTTTTAATGGGATTTTTATCAGTGTATCCGGAACGCCTTCACCATTTAGAAGGGCGCCTCCCAGTATGATATGTTCTCCTTTACAGTCGTATCCAGTACGTATGGATTCTGAAAATT from Flavobacterium sp. WV_118_3 harbors:
- a CDS encoding helicase HerA-like domain-containing protein; translation: MTATKFSESIRTGYDCKGEHIILGGALLNGEGVPDTLIKIPLKTINRHGLIAGATGTGKTKTIQVLSEQLSQNGIPVVMMDIKGDFSGIAMPGEVKPFITERHEKMGIPYETKAFPVELLTLSKQDGVRLRATVSEFGPVLFSRILDLNDTQSGVVSVIFKYCDDHQIPLLDLKDFKKLLQYATEEGKAEFEKEYGRISTASTGSILRKIIELEQQGADIFFGELSFDINDLMRIDSNGNGYINIIRLTDIQDKPKLFSTFMLCLLAEIYSQMPEQGDSGRPELVIFIDEAHLIFDQASKALLDQIETIVKLIRSKGIGIYFITQNPTDVPNGVLAQLGLKIQHALRAFTANDRKAIKMTAENYPLSEFYKTDEVITQLGIGEALVTALNEKGIPTPLAACMMRAPMSRMDILTQSEIDTINNNSKLVKKYQETIDRESAYEILNKKIETAQEAAVQEQQRKTEAKEAQRSEPRQGSAMNPIVKVLTSATFIRGAFGILSKILNK
- a CDS encoding NAD(P)/FAD-dependent oxidoreductase; translation: MQTQQRIAIVGSGLVGTLLGIYLRKAGHVVHVYDRSPDVRKIAFSGRSINLAMSHRGWKALDGAGIGDRIREVAIPMDKRAIHLVDKELAYQPYGIDGESIYSISRGGLNRLMLTLAEEVGVEFFFEKKIWDVTLADATLHIGETEKGAWEELKYDKVFGADGAFSRVRHRMQRQNRFDYSQDFLDTGYKELNIPANPDGTHKLDKNSFHIWPRGAFMLIALPNMDGSFTCTLFMPFEGENSFEALHDREAVEGFFQQYFPDTLQVIPELVNDFFKNPTSSLVTMRCYPWTYGDKVALIGDAAHAIVPFYGQGMNAGFEDITCLAGLMEQFGDDWETIFKEYQVIRKPNADAIAELSYRNFMEMSTKTADEKFLLQKKIEKWFALKHPEKWLPLYDRVTFSYRPYSEALAIGNHQNAIMEEIMKIPGIETQWETEEVEKKILELLQQS
- a CDS encoding DMT family protein, which encodes MKGYLTIGLLILSNIFMTLAWYGHLKFKELKWFENAGLITIVLISWGLALFEYMFQVPANKIGFQGNGGPFSLMQLKVIQEVITLVIFVIFSLLFFKNETFRWNHAVGFCFLILAVYFIFKK
- a CDS encoding cupin domain-containing protein — encoded protein: MKKYQIQSAPFIVPTTDGKHIEEHHGKIATGNTEISIARMIAPPHWSEPFQTPEFDEYTYIITGKKQFIIEGDTIILEAGQSIRIEKNARIQYSNPFDEPCEYLSVCLPAFTIEAVHREE